The following coding sequences lie in one Miscanthus floridulus cultivar M001 chromosome 9, ASM1932011v1, whole genome shotgun sequence genomic window:
- the LOC136480673 gene encoding uncharacterized protein, with protein MFVFSMRTQTHGGQEINEYTAYLLSHKGKATDPNNVYNPEDGPDAYTNPTTYEKATEYTVVARQRYGETFDPTAEPLDTDLLQRLGPGKQHGRYYMAHSALDPSQVPTLTQVRSTPTSSSDIPVAPRRQSASQAQMEAKMEERIATLHVQMMAQQMAYQQSLQQHYNTQMQNMASFFQSMQTPRASTPPPLPMFAPPPPPPEFFPMPAPVAPGGTPILMTSLGV; from the exons atgtttgtgttttcaatgcggacgcagacgcacggtgggcaggaaatcaacgagtacaccgcgtacctcctctctcacaagggcaaggcgacggatccgaacaacgtctacaacccggaggacgggcccgatgCATACACCAACCCCACCACCTACGAGAAGGCCACCGAGTACACCGTCGTGGCTCGCCAGCGCTACGGGGAGACGTTCGACCCCACCGccgagcccctggacacagacctcctgcagaggttgggaccagggaagcagcacggccgctactacatggcccacagcgccctcgacccgtcccaggttcctacgctgacccaggttcgatccacgcccacgagctccagcgacatccccgtagcgccccggcggcagtcagcgtcacag gcccagatggaggccaagatggaggagaggatcgccacgttgcacgtgcagatgatggcgcaacagatggcttaccagcaaagcctgcagcagcactacaacactcagatgcagaacatggccagcttcttccagtccatgcagacgcccagggcgtctacaccgcctcctcttccaatgttcgctccaccgcctcctcctccagagttttTTCCTATGCCTGCTCCTGTCGCTCCTGGAGGGACCCCG ATACTAATGACATCACTTGGCGTTTAA